Proteins found in one Planococcus citri chromosome 2, ihPlaCitr1.1, whole genome shotgun sequence genomic segment:
- the LOC135836081 gene encoding lysine-specific demethylase 4A-like, with product MGTTDDNNSANGTPKIMVFHPTYEEFKDFSKYIAYIESKGAHKAGLAKIIPPKEWVPRKAGYNVEDIKVTIPAPICQVVTGKQGFYQQINILKNAMTVQEYKQMAESKDYATPSFFKYEDLERKYWKNITYAAPIYGADVSGSITDPDCDVWNINRLGTILDYVNEDYGISIEGVNTAYLYFGMWKTSFAWHTEDMDLYSINYLHFGAPKTWYAIPPEHGRRLERLAQGFFPYATSCPAFLRHKMFIISPHILRQYSIPFNKITQEAGEIMITFPYGYHAGFNHGFNCAESTNFATERWVEYGKRATQCSCRDDTVKISMDTFVKRFQPEKYELWLRGLDIGPHPEDPTRHSAAPAPSELDILCNKNNTGLPVDYAANKKRIPLTEKRQVLKSGIMGSTGTIDVPNEVKRALMEHFDTIEISEEEPDEQMLEVLEDLYVKAGEIDASQASIADDGAIDGSKKARRKKKLKTKPIVRLVDCLSNPEVKGMYNAPANIENIKTEPDEDADSSPQNNYYSSSDEEYSLSSKKRKKKKSKKSKTSGPRNAKNKAKETPKSNNIVLWNASDESPIKIEDECMNNLQSFSEICCKADPLEIKDEKDSDGQCSQSQFPLNNESVEVKEEIESVDDARNIDSERSKEILKMNSFYQKFYAKNSNSDTATQEGAPISSQPISSHKDNTSKTKDKKHKHKDTCHKSKKIRTDNGSKLKDLLTRNQNIPEDPLQASDNLSVYNNNISSNDEYKVNNINDIFLSSISAPEYEVELETTPLDHLTKQDQITVLKVESSEPWNRYPPPLKQEITLESKMDNKVINIDVDNLKAIKEKMFTTDTGSNFIEIVHSQPYRQSVDQSSASQILRNKSQNRNYLASVTNQSDDSDSRIEITSDVRAAGDDEETILLSEPIPYRPPGLCSTSSLPVLRRKEFIRDAVIGGEKKMNFETEVGLNLFCSRKEPYCALCSVFTTKSEDNVLISTWKHHAKINHNLPEQSLAVFYSKFTFSQPQLATLLKCSQCSLCVHDTCYSVKTTNPSNWLCDRCKGNELTKNCVLCSIRCGPLKKLKDGNWVHILCNAISCKSAAYRPNCTFQTVYKVAKICHICKLSMGSCIKCTHANCKKWFHASCGVLAGYRFNFEQRKLVSFCRIHRHDAKKLDDFEELKWIKKGDNNKYYRGRILQEYRQHFLAVCFSDGSIKCDVKPDEIKASENGQQLNINDVVVVSNAGVGNLIGSIEKTVSCKVKFESGEEAVVPVGYILTDTVKEVIPWSSDVTQVVSPETSQEVSEIINLDDDDDDDDNSDTQS from the exons TGTAGAGGACATAAAAGTTACGATCCCAGCTCCGATATGTCAA GTTGTTACCGGTAAACAAGGCTTTTATCAACAaataaatattctgaaaaatgcGATGACAGTTCAGGAGTACAAACAGATGGCCGAAAGTAAAGACTACGCGACTCCTAGTTTTTTCAAGTACGAAGACTTGGAAAGGAAATATTGGAAAAACATAACTTACGCAGCTCCGATCTACGGCGCAGATGTATCTGGCTCTATTACCGATCCCGATTGTGAT GTTTGGAATATAAATCGTCTTGGAACCATTCTAGACTACGTTAATGAAGATTATGGTATCAGTATCGAAGGTGTAAATACCGCATATCTGTACTTCGGTATGTGGAAAACAAGTTTTGCGTGGCACACCGAAGATATGGATTTGTACTCGATTAATTACTTACATTTCGGAGCACCGAAGACTTG GTACGCCATTCCACCGGAGCACGGACGCAGATTAGAACGACTTGCGCAAGGATTCTTCCCGTACGCGACATCATGCCCAGCCTTTTTACGACACAAGATGTTTATTATATCGCCTCATATTCTGCGACAGTATTCGATCCCTTTCAATAAA ATCACTCAAGAAGCTGGTGAAATCATGATTACATTTCCTTACGGATATCACGCTGGGTTTAATCATGGTTTTAATTGCGCCGAATCGACGAATTTCGCTACTGAAAGATGGGTCGAGTATGGTAAAAGGGCAACTCAATGTAGCTGTCGCGACGATACGGTGAAAATCAGTATGGATACGTTCGTTAAACGATTTCAACCAGAAAAGTACGAATTATGGTTACGCGGATTAGATATCGGACCTCATCCCGAAGATCCTACGCGTCATTCTGCTGCCCCTGCGCCTTCAGAACTCGACATCCTTTGCAATAAAAA CAACACAGGATTACCGGTCGATTACGCTGCGAACAAAAAACGAATTCCGCTAACCGAGAAGAGACAAGTATTGAAGTCGGGTATAATGGGTTCTACTGGTACAATAGATGTTCCTAATGAAGTGAAGAGAGCTCTGATGGAGCACTTTGATACAATCGAAATTTCAGAAGAAGAACCAGATGAGCAAATGTTGGAAGTTTTGGAAGATTTGTACGTGAAAGCTGGAGAAATTG ATGCATCTCAAGCGTCGATTGCTGACGACGGAGCCATTGACGGAAGTAAAAAAGCTAGACGtaagaagaaattgaaaaccaagcCGATAGTTCGACTGGTCGATTGTTTGAGTAATCCAGAAGTAAAGGGCATGTACAACGCTCCGGCAAATATAGAAAACATAAAAACTGAACCTGATGAAGATGCAGATTCCAGTCCTCAGAACAATTATTATTCGAGTAGTGACGAAGAATACAGTTTATCGAGTAAGAAACGCAAgaagaagaaatcgaaaaaaagtaaaacgtcCGGACCGAGAAATGCGAAAAACAAGGCGAAAGAAACTCCGAAATCAAACAACATCGTTTTATGGAATGCCAGCGATgaatcacctatcaaaattgaaGACGAATGTATGAATAATTTGCAGTCCTTTTCGGAAATATGCTGCAAGGCAGATCCGCTCGAGATAAAAGATGAGAAAGACTCCGACGGGCAGTGTTCGCAATCTCAGTTCCCTTTGAATAACGAATCAGTCGAAGTAAAGGAAGAAATCGAAAGCGTTGACGATGCCCGAAACATTGATAGCGAGCGAAGtaaagaaatcttgaaaatgaacTCATTCTATCAGAAATTTTACGCCAAAAACAGTAATTCGGATACTGCTACGCAGGAAGGTGCCCCTATTTCATCGCAACCCATTTCTAGTCATAAAGATAACACTTCCAAAACTAAAGATAAGAAACACAAACACAAAGATACCTGTCATAAAAGCAAAAAGATTCGAACCGATAATGGAAGCAAATTGAAAGATTTACTAACTCGTAACCAAAATATCCCCGAAGATCCACTTCAAGCTTCTGACAATTTATCcgtttataataataatatttcgtCCAACGACGAATACAAGGTTAACAACATCAATGATATATTTCTAAGCAGTATAAGTGCCCCAGAATACGAAGTAGAGTTGGAAACGACGCCGTTGGATCATCTCACTAAGCAAGATCAAATTACAGTTTTGAAAGTCGAGTCTTCGGAACCGTGGAATCGTTATCCACCGCCGTTAAAGCAAGAAATTACGTTGGAGAGTAAAATGGATAATAAAGTTATCAACATAGATGTTGATAATTTGAAAGCCATCAAGGAGAAAATGTTCACAACCGACACAGGatcgaatttcattgaaatcgtgCATAGTCAGCCGTACAGACAATCTGTCGATCAGTCTAGTGCTTCGCAAATTTTGAGGAATAAATCGCAGAATAGGAATTATCTAGCAAGTGTTACGAATCAAAGTGATGATTCCGATTCAAGAATTGAAATTACTTCCGATGTTCGCGCTGCTGGTGATGATGAAGAGACGATTCTTTTAAGTGAACCAATTCCCTACAGACCGCCAGGTCTCTGTTCGACTTCCTCCCTCCCTGTACTGAGACGGAAagaat TCATTAGAGACGCTGTCATCGGaggcgagaaaaaaatgaatttcgaaacGGAAGTAGGGTTGAATTTATTTTGCAGTAGAAAAGAACCGTATTGCGCCCTATGCTCGGTATTTACTACAAAATCT GAAGATAACGTTTTGATATCGACGTGGAAGCATCACGCGAAAATTAATCATAATTTACCAGAACAAAGTTTAGCcgttttttattccaaatttactTTCAGCCAGCCGCAGTTGGCCACTTTATTAAAATGTAGTCAATGTTCCTTATGTGTTCATGATACCTGCTACAGTGTGAAAACAACCAATCCGTCGAATTGGTTGTGCGATAGATGCAAGGGAAATGAACTTACCAAA AATTGCGTCCTATGTTCGATTCGTTGTGGCCCGTTGAAAAAACTCAAAGATGGTAATTGGGTTCACATTCTGTGTAACGCAATCAGTTGTAAATCCGCCGCATACCGTCCTAATTGTACCTTTCAAACCGTATATAAAGTTGCCAAAATA tgccATATATGCAAATTGAGTATGGGTTCGTGTATCAAATGCACCCAcgcaaattgtaaaaaatggttCCACGCATCCTGCGGTGTTTTGGCTGGTTACAGATTCAACTTCGAGCAGAGGAAATTAGTATCTTTTTGTCGCATTCATCGACATGATGCGAAAAAA CTCGATGATTTCGAGGAATTGAAATGGATCAAAAAAGGagataataataaatattatCGCGGTCGTATTCTACAAGAGTATCGGCAACATTTCTTGGCCGTATGTTTTTCCGATGGTTCGATCAAATGCGATGTTAAACCAGATGAAATCAAA GCTTCGGAAAATGGCCAGCAGCTGAATATTAATGACGTAGTTGTCGTATCTAATGCCGGAGTGGGTAATTTAATCGGCAGTATTGAGAAAACTGTTTCGTGCAAG GTGAAATTCGAAAGCGGAGAGGAAGCAGTTGTACCAGTTGGTTATATTTTAACCGATACCGTTAAAGAGGTAATACCGTGGTCGTCGGATGTAACCCAAGTGGTATCCCCGGAAACATCCCAAGAAGTATCCGAAATAATCAACTtagatgatgatgacgacgacgacgataataGTG ataccCAATCTTAA